In Alphaproteobacteria bacterium US3C007, one genomic interval encodes:
- a CDS encoding cysteine desulfurase: MTFDIASIRADFPILSREVNGKPLVYLDNGASSQKPQVVIDAVTQAYAYEYANVHRGLHYLSNLATDKYEAVRGVVARFLNAGAETEIVLNSGTTEGINAVAYGWAMENLTAGDEIILSVMEHHANIVPWHFLRERYGVVLKWVDIDAQGNLDPQAVIDAISERSKLIAITHMSNVLGSVVDVKTICHHARSRGVPVLVDGSQAAVHHAVDVQDIGCDFYAITGHKLCGPSGSGAIFMRAERMAEMRPFIGGGDMIKEVHKDNVIYNDPPMMLEAGTPGIVQTIGFGVALDYMMGIGFEAIQAHEKTLTDYAQSQLGSLNWLTLQGAAQDKGPIFSFTLQGAAHAHDISTILDRKGIAVRAGQHCAGPLMEFMGVTASCRASFAFYNSLEEVDRLVDGLHLAHDLLV, from the coding sequence ATGACCTTTGATATCGCCTCTATTCGCGCAGATTTTCCAATTTTAAGCCGTGAAGTAAACGGAAAGCCTTTGGTGTATTTGGACAATGGCGCTTCGTCGCAGAAGCCTCAGGTGGTGATCGATGCGGTGACGCAAGCTTACGCGTATGAATACGCGAATGTGCATCGTGGCCTGCATTATCTTAGCAATCTGGCAACCGATAAATATGAAGCGGTGCGCGGCGTTGTGGCGCGGTTTTTAAACGCCGGCGCTGAAACTGAGATTGTGCTCAATTCGGGCACGACAGAAGGCATAAACGCTGTGGCCTACGGTTGGGCAATGGAAAATTTAACCGCAGGCGATGAAATTATCCTTTCGGTGATGGAGCATCATGCCAATATCGTACCCTGGCATTTTTTGCGCGAGCGCTATGGGGTGGTGTTGAAATGGGTCGATATCGACGCGCAGGGCAATTTGGACCCGCAAGCGGTTATCGATGCCATATCCGAGCGCAGCAAGCTGATTGCGATCACGCATATGTCAAACGTGCTGGGCAGCGTGGTGGATGTGAAAACCATTTGTCATCATGCCCGCAGCAGGGGTGTTCCTGTGCTTGTTGACGGCTCGCAGGCGGCGGTGCATCACGCTGTTGACGTGCAAGATATCGGATGTGATTTTTACGCGATCACCGGGCATAAACTCTGCGGCCCGTCAGGGTCGGGGGCGATTTTTATGCGCGCTGAACGGATGGCGGAAATGCGCCCCTTTATCGGCGGCGGCGATATGATCAAAGAAGTTCATAAAGACAACGTGATTTATAATGATCCGCCGATGATGCTTGAGGCTGGGACCCCCGGCATTGTGCAAACCATCGGATTTGGTGTAGCGCTGGATTACATGATGGGCATCGGGTTTGAGGCGATTCAGGCGCATGAAAAGACGCTTACCGATTATGCGCAATCTCAGTTGGGCAGTTTGAATTGGCTGACCCTGCAAGGCGCAGCGCAGGATAAGGGTCCGATTTTCAGCTTCACTTTGCAGGGGGCCGCGCATGCGCATGATATTTCGACGATCCTGGATCGAAAAGGCATCGCGGTGCGGGCAGGCCAGCATTGCGCGGGACCTTTGATGGAGTTCATGGGCGTCACCGCCTCATGCCGGGCGTCTTTTGCCTTTTATAACTCGCTCGAAGAGGTTGACCGCTTGGTGGATGGGCTGCATTTGGCGCATGATCTTTTGGTCTGA
- a CDS encoding transposase — protein sequence MIYSILRIPYKSNGALREAVEKTRYRLTNWPGCNKSLHQRGDVTIWLSREVETASCAGRRKTRGGQTVYLGSGNPDLLEVAYKQLLRQRDGFLHCLFKLIGVECPPASFFYLFTLRV from the coding sequence TTGATCTATTCGATATTGAGGATACCGTATAAATCAAATGGCGCCCTTCGAGAAGCGGTCGAGAAGACGCGATATCGGCTCACAAACTGGCCCGGCTGTAATAAAAGCCTGCATCAGCGCGGCGATGTGACAATTTGGCTGAGCCGTGAGGTGGAAACCGCATCGTGCGCAGGGCGCCGCAAGACGCGAGGCGGTCAGACAGTCTATTTGGGGTCAGGCAATCCTGACCTGCTTGAGGTGGCGTATAAACAGCTGCTGCGCCAGCGCGACGGGTTTTTGCACTGCCTGTTTAAGCTCATCGGTGTAGAATGTCCGCCTGCCTCATTTTTTTACCTTTTCACGCTGCGGGTCTGA
- a CDS encoding iron-sulfur cluster assembly scaffold protein, protein MPGDPDLIKLYSKKILALAADLPHYAELEHVTARAKKRSPLCGSSVSVELQLCEGRVAAFTQDVKACALGQAAACITAKAIIGCSAMQVRVACAELQAMLTADGPIPADPFNDLEVLHPAAQFKNRHASILLSLEATTEALELAQKSKNTG, encoded by the coding sequence ATGCCGGGCGACCCAGATCTGATAAAATTATACTCTAAAAAGATTTTGGCCTTGGCGGCCGATTTACCACATTATGCAGAGCTTGAGCATGTGACAGCTCGCGCAAAAAAACGTTCTCCCCTCTGCGGATCCAGCGTGAGTGTTGAACTCCAACTCTGCGAAGGGCGCGTGGCTGCCTTTACCCAAGACGTAAAGGCCTGCGCGTTGGGACAGGCCGCCGCGTGCATCACCGCCAAAGCCATCATCGGCTGCAGCGCCATGCAAGTTCGGGTGGCCTGCGCAGAATTGCAGGCCATGTTAACCGCAGATGGCCCGATACCTGCAGATCCGTTTAACGATCTTGAGGTTTTGCACCCCGCAGCTCAATTTAAAAACCGCCATGCTTCAATTTTACTGTCTCTTGAGGCCACCACCGAGGCATTAGAGCTTGCGCAAAAATCAAAAAATACGGGCTGA
- a CDS encoding DUF1127 domain-containing protein, whose translation MLRQIFKSLIVARQASAAFETLSHLSDHQLQDIGFTRATYVNEIKAQVLAEMDAADEEKAVQMQTNPNLVGAV comes from the coding sequence ATGCTTAGACAAATATTTAAATCATTGATCGTGGCACGCCAAGCCAGTGCTGCTTTTGAAACGCTCAGCCATTTAAGCGATCATCAGCTGCAAGATATCGGCTTCACCCGCGCAACCTATGTGAACGAAATCAAAGCTCAAGTTTTGGCTGAAATGGATGCTGCGGATGAAGAAAAAGCCGTCCAAATGCAGACAAATCCAAATTTGGTAGGGGCTGTTTAA
- a CDS encoding glycine cleavage T C-terminal barrel domain-containing protein translates to MTATDQFGFGTQIRKSPYFDATVRWGAKGFSVYNHMYIPRDFGDPEQNFWNLVNEAILCDVAVERQVEVTGPDAAAFVQLLTPRDLSKMAVGQCKYILITNADGGLLNDPILLRLAENHFWISLADSDILLWAQGVAVHSGLDVSICEPDVSPLQLQGPNSGKIMKALFGESIEDLRYYWLRELELEGIPLLVSRTGWSSELGYEIYLRDGAYGSELWERIMAAGARFGLKPGHTSSIRRIEGGMLSYHADADIHTNPFELGLDRLVNLDIEANFIGKSSLRRIKAKGVERKQVGLVLDGAPLTGPNTSFWAITDKGKTIGKVTSAVFSPRLQKNIALAMVSVDRTALGTELRVLAGAEQRTALVVERPFFDPKKKITAAALSN, encoded by the coding sequence ATGACAGCAACAGATCAGTTTGGCTTCGGAACTCAGATTAGAAAATCTCCTTATTTTGACGCCACAGTTCGCTGGGGGGCAAAAGGGTTTTCGGTTTATAATCATATGTATATCCCCCGTGACTTCGGAGACCCTGAGCAGAATTTTTGGAATTTGGTGAACGAAGCAATCCTATGCGATGTCGCCGTTGAACGGCAGGTCGAAGTGACAGGGCCTGATGCGGCAGCGTTTGTGCAACTGTTAACCCCCCGCGATCTTTCCAAAATGGCGGTGGGTCAATGTAAATACATTCTTATCACAAATGCCGATGGTGGGCTGTTAAACGATCCAATTCTTTTGCGACTGGCAGAAAATCATTTTTGGATTTCCTTGGCGGATAGCGATATTTTACTCTGGGCGCAGGGGGTGGCCGTACATTCTGGCTTGGATGTAAGTATTTGTGAGCCGGATGTGTCCCCGTTACAATTGCAGGGCCCCAATTCTGGGAAAATCATGAAGGCTTTGTTCGGAGAATCTATAGAAGATCTGCGCTATTATTGGCTGCGCGAGCTTGAGCTTGAGGGCATTCCACTGCTTGTGTCACGCACCGGCTGGTCAAGCGAATTGGGTTATGAGATTTACCTCAGGGATGGGGCCTATGGAAGTGAGCTTTGGGAGCGCATCATGGCCGCTGGCGCTCGGTTTGGTCTGAAGCCGGGGCACACGTCTTCAATCCGGCGCATCGAAGGGGGAATGCTATCTTATCATGCGGATGCGGATATTCACACGAACCCGTTTGAACTGGGTTTAGACCGGTTGGTTAACCTGGATATCGAGGCGAATTTTATTGGTAAATCTTCGCTGCGCCGTATCAAGGCCAAAGGGGTAGAGCGCAAACAAGTTGGTTTGGTTTTGGATGGCGCGCCTTTGACGGGACCCAATACCAGTTTTTGGGCCATTACAGATAAGGGAAAAACGATTGGCAAGGTGACCTCTGCGGTTTTCTCGCCGCGCTTGCAGAAAAATATTGCGCTTGCGATGGTGTCTGTAGATCGTACTGCCTTGGGAACTGAGCTGCGTGTTCTTGCGGGGGCGGAGCAGCGCACCGCATTGGTGGTTGAACGGCCATTTTTTGACCCGAAGAAAAAGATCACGGCCGCCGCGCTCTCAAATTGA
- a CDS encoding SOS response-associated peptidase has protein sequence MCGRFAITIPQDALVNLFHATPANDLPSTPNYNVCPTTLIHTLIAADGMRQLKPMRWGFIPKWYKTMAGGPLLINARSETIAEKPAFKEACRSRRCLIPADGFYEWQRVAGQKPVPYRVMRSDGSPLIMAGIWQNWQLNGAEITSCAIVTTIANPKMAQIHHRLPVILEPEDWPLWLGEQGKGASKLMKPVSDKSLDIKKVSSAVNSNRSTGAELWQPVSP, from the coding sequence ATGTGTGGAAGGTTTGCCATCACCATACCGCAAGACGCGCTGGTCAACCTGTTTCACGCAACGCCCGCAAATGACCTGCCAAGCACGCCCAATTACAATGTCTGCCCCACTACCCTTATTCATACGCTTATTGCGGCCGACGGAATGCGACAACTCAAACCAATGCGCTGGGGTTTTATACCAAAATGGTACAAAACAATGGCGGGAGGCCCTTTGCTAATCAACGCAAGATCAGAAACGATCGCTGAAAAACCGGCATTTAAAGAGGCCTGTCGATCAAGACGCTGTTTAATCCCCGCAGACGGGTTTTATGAATGGCAGCGCGTTGCAGGTCAAAAGCCGGTGCCCTACCGCGTCATGCGCTCGGATGGCAGCCCGCTTATAATGGCGGGGATATGGCAAAACTGGCAGTTGAATGGCGCCGAAATAACCAGCTGTGCAATCGTAACCACCATTGCCAATCCCAAAATGGCACAGATCCATCACAGATTGCCTGTGATCCTTGAGCCCGAGGACTGGCCCCTTTGGCTGGGCGAGCAGGGAAAAGGCGCATCAAAGCTTATGAAGCCGGTTTCTGATAAGAGTTTGGATATCAAAAAAGTGTCAAGCGCAGTGAATTCAAACCGATCAACAGGTGCAGAATTATGGCAGCCCGTTTCACCCTAA
- a CDS encoding class I SAM-dependent methyltransferase, with the protein MTKTYLDKIYSADSTDLRPFYAQWAQSYDQEVGENGYITPLRIAEALARHVKDLSIPILDYGCGTGISGQAFQEAGFLTIDGVDISDEMLEVAAQKKIYRRLEVFAPETGPDVKLGAYNIIAAVGVIGAGAAPLAVLDQIMALLAPKGLLVFSFNDHTLEDPAYDGRVENYVKQGQAALHLKDYGDHLPKQKINSNIYILEKL; encoded by the coding sequence ATGACGAAAACATATCTCGATAAAATTTACAGCGCTGACAGCACCGATTTGCGGCCCTTTTACGCCCAATGGGCACAGAGCTATGATCAGGAAGTCGGCGAAAACGGCTATATCACACCGCTGAGAATTGCCGAGGCGCTGGCGCGGCATGTAAAAGATCTGAGCATACCCATCCTCGATTATGGATGCGGCACGGGCATTTCTGGGCAGGCGTTTCAAGAGGCGGGGTTCCTTACGATCGACGGGGTGGATATTTCGGATGAAATGCTGGAGGTTGCAGCACAAAAAAAAATCTATCGGCGCTTGGAGGTGTTTGCGCCCGAAACCGGCCCGGACGTGAAACTGGGGGCTTATAACATTATTGCCGCGGTTGGTGTGATTGGCGCCGGCGCCGCACCGCTCGCCGTATTGGATCAAATTATGGCTCTATTGGCTCCAAAAGGGCTATTGGTGTTTTCATTCAATGATCACACGTTGGAAGACCCTGCTTATGACGGGCGGGTTGAGAATTATGTAAAACAGGGTCAAGCGGCGCTGCATTTGAAGGATTACGGCGACCATCTGCCAAAACAAAAAATCAATTCCAATATTTATATTCTTGAAAAATTGTGA
- the hisI gene encoding phosphoribosyl-AMP cyclohydrolase, with the protein MEFNVEELAFNEDGLIPAIAQDANSNEVLMMAWMNAQAVKLTLQTGRVTYWSRSRRAMWVKGETSGHIQKLVELRVDCDRDCLLLLIDQTGPACHTNRRSCFYITVQDGAEHERLPILF; encoded by the coding sequence ATGGAATTTAACGTTGAGGAACTTGCATTTAACGAAGATGGCTTGATTCCAGCGATTGCGCAGGATGCCAATAGCAACGAAGTGCTGATGATGGCTTGGATGAATGCCCAGGCGGTAAAGCTCACGCTTCAAACAGGGCGGGTAACCTATTGGTCCCGCTCGCGTCGCGCGATGTGGGTGAAAGGCGAAACCTCGGGGCATATCCAGAAGCTGGTTGAGCTTCGCGTAGATTGTGACCGCGATTGCCTGCTGTTGTTGATTGATCAAACTGGGCCTGCGTGCCATACGAATCGCCGCAGTTGCTTTTACATCACCGTGCAGGATGGTGCAGAGCATGAACGCTTGCCGATTCTGTTTTAA
- a CDS encoding YIP1 family protein, which translates to MIKQLFQDSFLKPREAAQEVIAFNLSYDAIFSLFLAMVCASTALMFTIDFILPQSAEAVEILGVPWKICVVIFVVTTAVAFGIAWIGEKLQGLGDFKSIMALMAWMQVLQFALQIISYLFLLTMPPVAAFFQLALIGWSFWIFITFIDVAHGFDNMIKATFVSLLGSMLGVLSLAMLTTLFFLGT; encoded by the coding sequence ATGATAAAGCAGCTTTTTCAAGATAGTTTTTTAAAGCCCAGAGAAGCGGCGCAAGAGGTGATTGCGTTCAACCTGTCTTATGATGCGATCTTTTCTTTGTTTCTGGCGATGGTTTGCGCCAGCACCGCTTTGATGTTCACCATTGATTTCATTTTGCCGCAAAGCGCCGAGGCGGTTGAGATCCTTGGCGTACCTTGGAAAATTTGCGTTGTCATTTTTGTTGTGACAACCGCGGTCGCGTTTGGCATTGCTTGGATTGGCGAGAAGCTGCAGGGCTTGGGTGATTTTAAATCAATTATGGCGCTGATGGCCTGGATGCAGGTGCTACAATTTGCATTGCAAATTATATCCTACCTCTTTTTACTCACCATGCCACCGGTTGCGGCCTTTTTTCAACTGGCGCTGATTGGGTGGTCATTTTGGATTTTTATCACCTTTATCGATGTGGCCCATGGGTTTGACAATATGATCAAGGCAACGTTCGTTTCCCTGCTGGGCAGCATGCTCGGGGTACTGAGTTTGGCGATGCTAACCACTTTATTTTTCTTGGGAACCTAA
- the gluQRS gene encoding tRNA glutamyl-Q(34) synthetase GluQRS translates to MTFRTRFAPSPTGPLHLGHAYSALYGHRLAKVKNGLWLLRIDDLDHSRSKPEWTQKIFDDLHWFGLAWPEPVRFQSQETDTYQRALDALARAGLIYPCCCNRADIAQAAAAPQEGVPEFGPDGRIYPGTCRHRSLSQARPGDALRLDMRKAVKALQKPVTYEEFGEQHSKRITLKAEALIAQVGDVVLRRKDQGAAYHLAVVIDDDAQNITDVVRGADLNAATQIHVVLQQLLNIPTPRYHHHSLIRDETGKRLAKRSDSEALSSLRKAGHSAQDITERLFSAP, encoded by the coding sequence GTGACGTTTCGAACCAGATTTGCCCCCTCACCCACGGGCCCGCTGCATCTTGGTCATGCGTATTCTGCCTTATATGGCCACAGACTGGCCAAGGTAAAAAACGGGCTTTGGCTGCTTCGGATAGACGATCTAGACCACAGCCGTTCAAAACCAGAATGGACGCAGAAAATTTTCGATGATCTGCACTGGTTTGGACTGGCTTGGCCCGAGCCTGTTAGGTTTCAATCGCAGGAAACCGACACTTATCAAAGAGCGCTTGATGCGCTGGCACGCGCCGGATTGATCTATCCGTGTTGTTGCAACCGGGCCGATATTGCGCAAGCCGCAGCAGCCCCCCAAGAAGGCGTGCCCGAATTTGGGCCCGATGGCCGCATCTACCCTGGCACCTGCCGCCATCGCAGCCTGTCGCAGGCCCGCCCCGGCGACGCGCTGCGCTTGGATATGCGCAAAGCCGTTAAAGCCCTACAAAAACCCGTGACCTATGAAGAATTTGGCGAGCAGCATTCGAAACGGATCACGCTCAAAGCAGAGGCGCTTATTGCGCAGGTTGGAGACGTGGTACTGCGCAGAAAGGATCAGGGGGCAGCCTATCATCTTGCCGTGGTCATAGATGATGATGCGCAAAACATCACCGATGTGGTGCGCGGCGCAGATCTGAACGCCGCGACGCAAATTCATGTCGTGTTACAACAATTGCTGAATATTCCGACCCCTCGTTATCACCACCATTCCTTGATAAGGGATGAAACGGGCAAACGCTTGGCAAAACGCAGCGATTCTGAAGCGCTCAGCAGTTTGCGAAAAGCCGGCCACTCTGCCCAAGATATCACAGAGCGTTTATTTTCAGCGCCTTAA